TCCACACAGGCTATGGGATCTGTCCCGACTCCGGCATGGACGGCGCGCTCTTCGGTTTCTTCCGTTACCCCGCCTCCCGCGCCTCGCGTGACAGGGATCGCGAATCACGCGCCTGTCGGTGTTTCGGCTGCCACATTGAGCAAGAATTTAGGTTCACGATCTGTTCCCACGGACTCCGCAGCGGCTGGGGATGACAGTGCTGCTGCGAACCGCCCCCACCTCTTGCGCAGGCGTCCCCTTGCGCCATCCTCGGCATTTTCAGAAGATCAACAGAATCTGGTTGCAGCGATCCGGCCAGCGGACGTGTCCGCCACATCCGGAACCAGCCATGTCGGAGATGCCAACGTGACTCCTGGAGGTACGGTCCTGCCTACCTCGTTGGGTATCATGGCAGCCAATGTTTTGTACAGTCCTGCGCCGACTTATCCCGCGGCCGCTTCCGCCGCACATGTGCAGGGAGCAGTGACGTTGCGGGCCGATGTCGACCGGGACGGCAATGTCGCTTCAGTTCGTGTCATCAGCGGACCTCCGTTACTGCGCGATGCGGCGCTGGACGCGGTACAGCACTGGCGTTATCGCCCGTACATGGGCTCCGGCAAACCGATGCCAATGACCGCGATGGCCATCATGGATTTTCAGCTTCCCTAACTGGCTGCTATCACGTGTACGCCCAACAGATAAGACAAGAAGGCCTGTAAGCGCAGTATGGCTGCATCAGCCGTAGAGCTAACGGTGACTCAGCGTCAAAACGTCTTCAAATACTCGATCAGCGCGCGCTTGTCCTGATCGCTGAGACCCGGTCCACGTTCGCGCAGGGCTGATTCTCGGCTCTCACCCGGCTCGACATAGTCCGTGCCAAAGTAGTGACCGCGATTGACGACAAGGTCCGGACATTTACTCAAGTGAAGTAACTGGGGAACCTGTTTACGGAAGACGGCGCTGGCTTGTTCGTCGGTCGCGTTAGGGCCTAGCTTTTTGAGATCGTGATCGAGATCAAAGACGAGCTTGGCCACGTCCTTCTGGTGGGTTGCGGCCTTCGCTGGGTCCGAATCATCCGGCAGGGGATTCAGGTTGACGAGCAGTCCCACCGGCGTGCCGGTTGGTATGGGGCCAAGCTGAATTCCGCCCTCTCCAAAGATCCAGGGTGCAAGTGCCTGCCCCAAACTGTAGAAGGGCAGGAGAAAGCCAGGCAAGTAGCCTAATGGAACGTGGAGGTGGCTTTGCACGGTGGTGCGGTCGATGGTTCCTGGCACCTTGGTCCCGAGCTTGCTGTCATGATCCCGTTTCTCGGGCCAGAGCATCTGTTCGATCGACGCGTTGAAGGACCGCATTCTTCCGTCGACAGATGGATCTACGTCGAATGGGCCGACAGAATTGTTCTGGAGAAAAGGAGCCGTAGACCAGACGCTTACCAGGGACGCCGGGCGTGTGTAGCCACGTCCACCTGCGGGCATGTTGTATTGGTTCGGCTCTCCTGTAATCGGGTCGTACCAGGTGATCGTGCCAACGGAGGGCAGATCTTTATAGCTCTGCGAGGAGAAGTTATCCCAGATGTTGCCACTCAGTGCGTTGGTAGCAAGCGGACTGCAGGCGTTGGTGTGGAGCAGCGTGACGGGGACGCGTAGTTCGGAGGACAGGTAGTTATCTTTCAGGAAATCGTCTGCGAGCACCATCTGGCGCATCTGGTCTTTGTACTCGGCGGTCTTGGTCCACTCCCAATACCGGTTCCAGCAGTTCATGTAGTCCTTGCCAGCGCATCCATTGGGATCCATTCCCGGAGCAGGTTGAGGCTGCTTGCTGGAGTGGCAGCGGCCGCAGTTTTCCGCAAAGACGATCTTGCCCTGTTTCAAAGTAGCGCCGTTGGCTTGGAGATACTTGTCGCCCGCATGGTCGTGCACATCTTTTAGAAGGTGAGCGTCGGTAGCCTTCAGAAAGAATGCAGCCGTGGCAAAGGTCTGGTTCTCAGTGGCGGCAAAATAGGAGGAGTTTTCTCGCGCAACTTTGACGTCGATGGGGGTGATTGCCTTGCCACCGACCAACGCATTGAAGTGTAGCAACCACTCTTCGCTGAAGACGCCGATATTGAGATACACGCGGTTGAGAGCGCCCATCACTCCAACCGAGTCTGAACCGTCTTTCAATACCCTGGGAGTCATGACGATGTCCGGCGCTTTGTAGTATTGGCTCAGCGGCCCGGTGGATACATAGTCGTTCAACTGGCGGTTGCCCTGATTTGCGGGAGACAGCGTCTCTTTACCCCAGCGCTTCGCTTCTTCCAAGCGCTGTCTGAGCAGGTAGACCGCATTCATCGTGCGTGGATTGTTGATGCTGTCAGTGGAGACGAGAGAGGTATCGAGCGTACCGGGACGCGAGGTGTGGAAAAGTTGATAGATGAAGTTCTTATCGTCGGCGCTCCAGTCAAAGATGCGATCGATCCAGAAGTATTGCGCTCCAACATTCGAGCTGAGGTTTTCGAACTTGGGATGATTGCGATCCGCGGGAGGGTTCACCGGATTTGGACCTACATGGCAAAACCCGCAGGACATGCCAACGCGGTATGGCTTGATAAGATCTTTCGACTCGTAATAAGTCGGGTCGGTGTAATACCGCACCGGGTCCCACTTCTTCGCGGCCTTTTCATCGAAGGCGGGGTTAGGGAAGAGGCGCAAACCCATGATGCCTGTCGCGTAGCCATAGAAGGATCCTGCCGCAATATTTTTACCGCGAGCGCCGTACTTCACGCCTGGAAATTGGCTTTCGTCTTCAAAGGGATCTTTGGGGCAGTCAGCCCGCCGCTTGTCGAGCCACAGGCCGTATCGGTCGGGATCGGGCCCCGTGGGTTTATCGAAGCAAGGTTCGTTGACGAGTCCCAGGTAGTCCCAGCGATTATCGCGGCTCGCCTTGAGGCCCGGATAAGACGAGATTGTTTTCAGGAAGTCGAGCGCTCCGATACTCTTCACCGAGAGCACATCCCAGAGGCGGTCATCGCCTGCTGTCCACACGATCCAAGTGTTGCGCCCCTGCCTCTCCTGCGATGTGAGCGTTATTCCTCCATCCATATCGTGGAAATAATCGCTATCGGAAGCCTTGAAGTCTGTGGCCTTGACTCCCGCTAGGAGGGCCTCATCCTTGACATGTCCGCTGATGGGACGTTCGAGGTACTTGATGAGGAGAACTGCCGAAACGATCACAACCAAAACTACAAGTAACGCGAGAAACTTCTTCATCGCATTTCTCCTCATGTCTCTTTCCACTTCATGGGCAGAACGGAACTACCAGATTGAGTGAACTGCAATGACATCGATTTGCACCGACACTTATGTGTGGCCCTAAGCCGTTACAGGAAATTCAAGACAGAAATCAATCAACCGTTTCTTCGACCAATAGACCTTGCCGAGATAGAGTCCTGGTTGGATTAGACGGATCTCATCTCGGATCCATTTCGCTACGATGGAGGTCTTGGAGTAATCCAGCACAATGCACTCCTTACCATCGAGCCAACTATCGCCTTTGTAGACCTCGGCAATGATTGCATTCAGCCCAAAGTGCAGCAGGCGGTTGGAGAGAACACCATGTTCGGCATCGAACGTCTTCCCCTCCCATGCGAAGAAGCTCACGAACTCTGCGATCTCCGGGCTAAAGGTTGTTCCAGGAGCGACGATCGCAGTCCCCTTTGCTTGTCCATTCGGGATGGGGCCAGCAACGTTGGCCGTGAATAGATTGTCCAAATCCTGCTGGCTCATTTTGAGTAACTGCTCGACGTTGTATGCCATGCTAGCTCCTTATCGATTGACCTACCTTCCTTGCACGCGTCGGTCAAGCGCGTCCCCGCGTATTACTGCTAGGAAAGGCTGCTTCCTCCCGTGGCGGGATGTCTAATACTCTAAACACATGTTCGTCGAATCTATTCCCTAGACCACCAATCACTTATTGGAACTCAATCAAGGGCGATATGACTTATACGAAGTTGCTACTTGGATAGAAAATTCTTTTTTACTTATTCCCAATCTGGGAACGAACCTCGGAGAGATAACACTAGAAGTTATGCTGATTGCATCTGCATACGTTCGTACCTGACCTGGATGGGCACACTGAGCGCAGGCCCGTTTGAGTAATTGTTCGGCATCGTATGGCATAGAAGCTCCTTTTAAAAGGAAAGGGCCCATTGCTGCTTTACGGCGCGATCAATGTAACACAGGGATGGAATTGTTGACTCTGTTAATCTTCAGGAAAGGAATTGCTTTGCTGTGGTGAGTTTGCACGCTCTGCCAGGATGACTCCAGCGGCCTTTTCTCCGAGCATGTACGTCGCGCACGCGATGAAAAATCCAGGGATACGTGGGAAGGCAGAGGCGTCGACGACGCGCAAACCCTGGGTCTTATGCACGCGAAAGTTGCTGTCCAGTACGCCGTTCTGCTCGATGGGCCCAATCGAACAGGTGCATGAGGCGTGATGTCCCCAGCAGTTGGAGCGGATGTACTGCTTCAGGTCATCGTCTGATTCGAGGTGCTCGCCTGGCAACTCTTCCGCTTCGATCATGCCATCCTCTTTCAGCTTCGTGCTGAGTCGGCGAACGAAACGAATGCCATCGACTACAGCGGTAAGGTCTTCATCTCCGCCGTCCTGAAAGTAATTGAAGTTGATGAGAGGCGTGTCTTGAGGATCGTCTGACCGCAGCGTGATCTCACCGGCCCGATTGCGCGTGTGTGCCTTCAGCACCACCCAGGTCAGGTAATTTAGTTTCTCCGCAAAGACGCGTGAATACGAAGGAAAGTACCCCGAAAAGCGAGCGAGAAGGGACATGCAGAAGAGGTCCGGCACCTCGTCGGCGACGGGAGAACGACGGAAGAGTGTGAGCACGGAGCCGTTTGTCGAATAGATCCCTCCACGATCCCTCTTCCATCTGCGGAACTGCCGATCGTCAGAGGTAAAGCGGGCTCCTTTGTAAGCGCTCCATGCTTTGAACTTCATCCGGTTGACGACGCTGATCTCGTAGCGGTCCTGCAGGTTTTTGCCGACACCAGGAAGGTCGACGCGTACCGCTATGCCGTGTTGGTTAAGTGTCTCGCGCGCACCTATGCCGGAGAGCATCAAAAGCTGCGGCGTGTTAAACGCTCCTCCAGCCAGGATCACCTCACGTGAAGCGTAGATCGATTTCTTCTCTCCCGGTTCGCGATTGGGGTTTGTATGTGCGCGATAGAGGCGATCGCCTTGAAGATACTCCACCCCGATCGCGCGATTGGCCTGATCGAAGAGGACTCGAGTCGCCAGCGCGTTCATCACGATTTTCAGATTTTTTGGAAAGCGGTTTGCCACATCCAAAACTCGCTCTCGAGAACTCGTGCGTGCATGATCCTGCGTTGTAAGCGGAAGATAGCGGATGCCTGTCGACCGGTCCCGGACCAGACGCCAGTCATTCGGATCGAGACCGCTTTCGAGGAACCACTTGATCCGATTGAATTGTCTGCCGTCTTCTTTGAAGGCTTCCAGGCCAGCATCAATCACCGCTCGCGCAAGGGCTCTGTTGAAGAGGAGAGAAATTGGCAGGGCGCGTTCGGTAGAAAGCCAGCCGCGCCAACCGTGACGCGTCGGATTCAAACCGAGCTTCGCTAGCCATCGGTAGACGGGACGGTGTTCGCAACGCTCCATACGTTCGAAGCACAGACGCATCTTGTCCGGACGCCAGCTCTCATCCCCGGTCAACTCCGCGATGTAATCCCAGTCTTCATTCTGCGGATAAACAAAGATCATCGCGTTATGAGCGGTGCAGCCACCCAGCGTTCCGGCACGAGGATAGAGAACACCGCCAAGTTCCGGGCGATACGAGGGATCAAGCTGCTGATCTGCTTCTTTGCCATAGTGCCTTACAAAAAAGTCCCACTTCACTGCGGAGTTTTCAGAGGCCGAACCATGGAATGCAGGAACTTCGTAGTCGGCTGGAAGGGTGTTCTCGTTGGGGCTTAAGGCATTGCTTCCAGTAAGTTGGGTTGGGTCTCCCCCGGCTTCCAGCAGAATGACTTTGCAGCCTTCTTCCGCCAGCCGCGCAGCGACCGTGCCGCCGCCCGCGCCCGATCCCACGACGATGTACTCCCAATCTGTATCAGTTTCGTTTGTAACAGGGTCTGTTGCCGTCATACCAGAGTTCGCATTATCGGAGAGTTTTGAGGTACATATCGAGTTGGTCTTTCTCCTGCCCTTTCAGGCCTGTTTCAAGATCTTGCAGGTGTTTCCGAAAGATCGTTCCGGAACGTGGATTTTGACTATGTTGCCACAGCGCTGAATCGACGATCACGATGTCCGACTGCAGGAAGCGTTCCCGAGTCTTTGGGATCAATATATATCGATAGATCAGCTTATCCGCGACGGATAATTTAGTAGCCATGGAAATCTCATCCAAAAGATTGTCAGCATTGAAGCGCGGATCCTGCGCGCACTGCTTATAGAAAGCCAGAAGCCTCTGGACCTCAGCCGTATGGCCTGGTCCCGCGGCGAAGACCGTCGGGGCGGCATCCGGCCCGTTGGAGGTGGAGTATGCATGACAGAGCGCGCAGTTGCCAGCTACACGAACATAACCGACTGTCCGCTTGGAAAAGCCCACGGGCATTTCCAGGGTCTCCTCCCACGAAAAACCGAGAGAGGCATATCCTCCGGGACCAGGTAGATATTCCGGAAAGATGCGGGGAAGGGTGAGCCAGATCCAGTAAGGGATGCCTGCGGATTTTTCTGCATCCACAGATCCATAGAGAAAGCTGTTTCTTGCATTGGCATTGATCCATGCGGGCTGGGCTGCCACGCGAAACATTTTGTACCAGATCCCAAGCCCGGCGAGGATGCCTGTCAAGAGAAGAAGCCCGACGATCAGAAGATATTTTT
This genomic stretch from Terriglobus saanensis SP1PR4 harbors:
- a CDS encoding GMC family oxidoreductase, whose amino-acid sequence is MTATDPVTNETDTDWEYIVVGSGAGGGTVAARLAEEGCKVILLEAGGDPTQLTGSNALSPNENTLPADYEVPAFHGSASENSAVKWDFFVRHYGKEADQQLDPSYRPELGGVLYPRAGTLGGCTAHNAMIFVYPQNEDWDYIAELTGDESWRPDKMRLCFERMERCEHRPVYRWLAKLGLNPTRHGWRGWLSTERALPISLLFNRALARAVIDAGLEAFKEDGRQFNRIKWFLESGLDPNDWRLVRDRSTGIRYLPLTTQDHARTSSRERVLDVANRFPKNLKIVMNALATRVLFDQANRAIGVEYLQGDRLYRAHTNPNREPGEKKSIYASREVILAGGAFNTPQLLMLSGIGARETLNQHGIAVRVDLPGVGKNLQDRYEISVVNRMKFKAWSAYKGARFTSDDRQFRRWKRDRGGIYSTNGSVLTLFRRSPVADEVPDLFCMSLLARFSGYFPSYSRVFAEKLNYLTWVVLKAHTRNRAGEITLRSDDPQDTPLINFNYFQDGGDEDLTAVVDGIRFVRRLSTKLKEDGMIEAEELPGEHLESDDDLKQYIRSNCWGHHASCTCSIGPIEQNGVLDSNFRVHKTQGLRVVDASAFPRIPGFFIACATYMLGEKAAGVILAERANSPQQSNSFPED